The following DNA comes from Triticum aestivum cultivar Chinese Spring chromosome 3D, IWGSC CS RefSeq v2.1, whole genome shotgun sequence.
AATTAAGCTCTATTTCTTcgttattgtgtgtgtgtgtgcgcactgTGCAGTGCAAGTGGAGCGCGCTCGTGACCACCACCGGGCTAATCCACCCGCTCTTTTAAGCGGCCTTGTCCTTTCCCCCGCCCATCCACCCATATATCGCTCCGGCCGTGCCACTCCCTCCACTTAACACCAGCTTACCATCACTCCACTCCTGCACAGTCCTCTGCACCAGCCAGCGCACGGCGAGCGCGCGGGGGCGGCCGGCATTGGCGCCGTAAGATGGCGAGCGGCTCCGGGGAGCACTTCCTGAGGCAGCTGAGCTCCAGCAACGGGCTGCAGGCCGCGCAGGACgggtacggcggcggcggcggagggaggaggaggggctcCAGGCGGTGGTCCAAGAAGCGGGCCGGCGGGAGAGGGTACGGCGGCGGCGggaagggggaggcggcggcgtcggcgtcggccgggaggaaGCGGGTGATGGTGGTGGTCGACGACAGCTCCGGGGCCAAGCACGCCATGATGTGGGCGCTCACCCACGTCGCCAACCGGGGGGACTTCCTCACCCTGCTCCACGTCCTGCCGCACTACGGCGCCGGAGCGGAGGAGGCGCCCTCCCTCGCCAACTCCCTCGGCACCCTCTGCAAGGCCTGCAGGCCTGAGGTATCATACCTTCCATTTCTTCTCTCTGAGTGTTCCTCTTTTCTGGGACGAAAATACTTGCATTTTGCCGAGCGTATCCCGGCCACTGCTCTGCATCAGGCAGCCAACGGAAGTTGTACATGCATGCCATGTAACTATCTGAGTGCAGCAGCACTACTTCGAGCTAGCTAATTGTGCTTCTTCTTTTTTGCTTCAAGTCGCCATTTTAAGGAGCTTGTCTCTAGTCTCTACAGTCTAGCTTGGTTCGGGGTCCCGCTTTGGAAGCATGCCCAAGAGATTCATTCCAGGAGTAGTTCACAAAAAGTTTGTGTTTTACCAGCAATACAACATGTACTTCGGAGTTCATTTATTTATTGAAAAGGAGTTGCACTGTACTCCATGTTTACTTGTACAGTAGTTCGTAGAAATCAGACCTAGAGAAAGAAAATGTCTTGATATTCTATATAGTCATGCAAGCAAGTTTCATTATCTAAAATTGCAAGCATGTTTACTGGCAGCTCATACAAACTTCGGCCTAGAGAAGATGTCCAAGCATAGTGTTGCCGCCAAGAGTCAATAGCGTAAAGTTTCGGTTTACTGGTTAATCCCGCCATCCTGATGTTCACATGACGAGGGAGAGACACCTTCAGTACTTGGTTAAAAATGGTGAGCCTATCCATCTGGTTGGCCCCTGTATTTTATacagatcagatcagatcagatcagaaACATACACACATAAAAAGGGAATCACCGCCCACTTTTCATGGCCGCGGGATGGATCTCGGAAGGCCCAAAGGTCCCTCTCAGCCCGCATAAAGAACGGATTAGCAAGCAAACAAGCCAGTGGGGGCTCGTCCCAACCCCAAGCAAAATCCCACCTAAACCGGCCGTAAACCAGGGCATTACTGCGTACGAAACCCAAGCCTGCCGGCCGTGATTTGCTTTGGTTGCTTGAATCGAAAGTCAGAGCCTCAATGCGGCACAGTACACGAGTACTGCTTCAGTGTACCGTACGTTGCATGAACTGTTCGTTTGTCCTCATGCCATGGAGATGGGTTTCGTGTGTCCTCTTGCTTGCATTTTGTCTAGGAGGGCTCATGGTGTTGTGTGTGGATGCTggtaggtggaggtggaggcgctgGTGATCCAAGGCCCCAAGCTGGGCACCATCCTCAGCCAggtgaagaagctggaggcctccGTGCTGGTGCTCAGCCAGACCAAGCCATCTACGTTCTGCTGGCTAAACTGGTAAGCATCTATCTATTCTCGCCACACATCAGACATCACTGTATCTGTCTACCTTTTCTTTTTAAGAATACTGTATCTATCTACCTTATCACTATTGTGCGCTTGTGTTAAAAATGTGAGGCTGAGGTCAACTGTGAGTAGATAGAAACCTACCGGCCGGGAGAATCTATCAACTATCATGGTGTCAGCCTGTACAGTGCAGTGTGTGGTGCAGTTTTTAAAAGGTGGTAGTTCAGGGTCATTCATATCTGGATCCCGAATCCCAACAAAAAACTTGAGCTGCACTGCTACTCCTACATCTGCATCGTATTTACATCTGTACGTACTGGTATCAGTTCCCTTGAGCCTATCCCTCCAGGAAAAGAACACGGTAAACCACCACTAGCAGATTTATCTTACCGGCAAGTGGATTTGCATTCGAGTGGGCGATCTTGTGCGAGCAAAGCCTTTTATGATGATTGATTGACGAGCGGGTCCGGTCGAGTCACGACTCACAACCGACGGCTCCTGGGCAGGCTCGATCGGGCTCACACCCGTTCAATGGCAGCAGGGTCCATCCATGCGTGTCTTTCCGGAAAACACCACCCGACTGCTGCAGATCCATGTGCCGTCCATAAATCCCAGATGCTTTTCCTTGTCCCCTTTAGCCGCATCTCTCAACTAAGTAAAGCAAACGGCCTATAATTGTTGCCGTCTTCGTTCATTCATGTCGACAAGAGATGACAACAACGATGTAGTGCTAGTAAAGTGTCATGTGGAAACCGAGTCAGGTGGTTAACTTTTCGTCTTGTCATCACTAGCTGCTTGTACTGCTAGACCTTGTCTGAACGAAGGAATGGGAacgtgtgtggtgtggtgtggtgtggttgCAGCTTGGCGCGGAGCAGCGGGGAGGAGCTGGTGGAGCAGTGCATCAACCAGGCCGAGTGCCTGACGCTGGCGGTGAGGAAGCAGAGCAAGGGCGTCGGCGGCTACCTCGTCAGCACCCGGTGGCAGAAGAACTTCTGGCTCCTCGCTTGACCTGCCCATCCGCCATGGCGCCATGTCCACGACGATGTTTTTATAGAGTGTTTGCTGCTGAGTTTGTCTGTCTGGTTCGTTCCTGCGTGATCCTCATTTTTTACTCCCGTACATCTGTCATCCTGTGTTCTTTAACCCGTCGATCgagtataaaaaataaaaaagatgtccGTGCAGGCGTGCAGCATGCGGCCACGTCGTTCGTGTGTCGCTGCGGTGGATCGTGCATGCTGCTGCCCCATTGTGTTGTACTGTAAAATGTAAAGTCTGAAAGAGTCCTAGGATTTGACCCTCCTACAGCCTTGCCGTCTTTTCAGCGTGTGTAATTTGTAGTACCAACTTTTTTTTAATCTTTACTGCTGCGAGACTGTAATCTGTACCTTGATGTACCATCATCGTGTTGTGTTGCACAAAGGACTGATGCTGTTGTTGAGTGCTCATTGCTTGCTCAGGCATGTTTGAGGCTTTCATTGCTGCATGGTTTGCACCCAACAAAGTCACTGCGGTGGCATGTGAAAATTGGAGATCTAAAACGAACGAGCTTGGCATCGCGGTGACATCCAAAGAACAAGTGTCGGCCGGGGCCTGGTAAAGTGGTAATTCGCTCCAAGTTTAGGAGCAGGGGGTGCGGTGATGCATCATTGTCTTGGCTAGGGCTAGGCATGGCCGTGGTCCACATGCGGCTGTTGTCTGCAGGGATTCCTTCACTGAATCCAATCCCAGCATGGTCGTCGGCTGGGGAGCAACCGGGCAGGAACCCCGATCGTCGCTTGAAGGCGCGGATCGCAATGAAAAACCTAACCGAAATCTAGGCATGTGAGCGCCCCGGCTACAACACCCCCACTCGCAGGAAGGACCAAGCCCATCGAGCCACGACCCAACAGAGCCCGCAGGCCGAACCAGCGCTTATGTGGCCCGGAGTGGGTGACGGCCCAACCTACCTCTACTTAAGCGTGGCACTTCAACCCTAGAGACTATCCAGAGGatcacggcggcggcggcacctGTTCTTCTCTGTTCCTCGATCCCCTTCTTCCAATTCTTGTACCAGCCACTGTAATCGCTACTTGAGACTCGAATTCGTGAGCCAGTGTAATAGATCGAGAGATATACTACTGGGTACCTAACATCTGGTATCAGAGACCAACCCATCCGCCGCTGCAGCGTTCTGGCGCAGTTCGTGGAGACCAGATCGCTTCGTCAGGCTCGTGCCCGTCTCGTCGCCATGGATCCCTCGATCCAGGCCTTCCTCGAGCGACTGGAGTCCACCCTGAAGGAGCACACCGCGGCGATCCACGCCTCCAACAGCAAGGTGGACGAACTGGTGGCGTGGCGCCCTGATCTCGAGCGACGCGTCGCCGATCTGGGCGATTCCGTCGCCGCCCTTCAGCTCGCGCGCCCGGTCATCACCAAGGAGGGCGCGGCAACTCAGGCGGCCGCGTCAAGCGATCCACCACCTGCGACGGCCGGTGTACACATCGACACCGCGCCTGGCGCAGTAGACGATCCCATCGGGCAACCAGGCCACGGCGTCTTCAACATCTCTCGGGGGTCGCCGGCGGCGTCCTTCCAGATACCGCCGCCGCTCCCGGCAAACGGTCAGATCGATTCCTCTGCACTTACCCTTGCATCTCCTTTCGCTCACGCCAGCCAACTCCTCGCGGGATTGGGCCAGGCGCATCCTGCAATCGTGTTTCCAGTGTTTGCGGGCAAAAATCCTCGTCTCTGGAAAACACTCTGCGAACAGTACTTCGGCATGTTTGGGATTCACCAGTCATTCTGGGTGCCCATGGCTTCACTAAATTTCTCGGGTCCAGCCGCTGTTTGGCTGCAGTCAGTTCAGAAAAAGCTATCTGAATTTGACTGGGAATCTTTTTCGTCTCTGTTATGTACGCATTTTGGTAGAGATCGTCATCAGTTGCTAATTAGACAGTTCTATGCTGTTAAGCAAACATCCTCAGTCACTGATTACATAAAGCGTTTTGAATTGCTTATCAATCATTTGAGCTCTTATTCCGACTCGATTCACCCATTCTATTTCCTCACTCGTTTTGTGGAAGGTTTACGAGCTGACATATCGCGGTGGTCCTGGTTCAGCGACCACCGGACTTGGACACCGCTTGCTCCCTCGCACTCTTG
Coding sequences within:
- the LOC123079942 gene encoding uncharacterized protein codes for the protein MASGSGEHFLRQLSSSNGLQAAQDGYGGGGGGRRRGSRRWSKKRAGGRGYGGGGKGEAAASASAGRKRVMVVVDDSSGAKHAMMWALTHVANRGDFLTLLHVLPHYGAGAEEAPSLANSLGTLCKACRPEVEVEALVIQGPKLGTILSQVKKLEASVLVLSQTKPSTFCWLNCLARSSGEELVEQCINQAECLTLAVRKQSKGVGGYLVSTRWQKNFWLLA